The region TCTTGATGTCACAATAAAGACAGACTAACCGATTACTCCTCTCTCAACCCCTCCACCACCGGTTGCCGCGCCGCCCAGCGGGCGGGGAAATACCCTGCAATCAGGGTGGCGGCAGCTGCCAAGCCGACGGCTTGGGCCAGGGCGCCAAGAGGCAGAACCATCTGGATCGTCCAACCAAATGACTGTTTGTTGATCACTTTGATGAGCAGCAGGGACAGCAGTCCGCCGCCGACAAGTCCCAGCGCGATACCGACCACACCCAGATAGACCGCTTCCCACAAGACCAATTGCCTGATTTGCTCCTCACTGCCGCCGATCGCGCGGAGCGTGGCAAACTCGCGCCGACGTTCCAACACAGACGTCACCAACGTATTCACGATGCCCAGCATGGCGATGATGACGGCGATGGCTTCCAACACATAGGTCAGCAGGAAGGTTCGGTCGAAGATGTCGAGAATCTCCTTGCGCAACTCGCTATTACTAATGATAAGCGGCGGCAGCGTCCGGTCCTGCGTGTGCTGCAATGCGCCGGCAATCGCCTGCCGGACCTGCTCTCTATCAGCCCCAGTTTGCAGATAAATCGGAAATACCGTCACATGTTCGTCCTGCCAGAGGGATTGATAGAGGCTGCGATCCATGACCAGTTTCCCGCCGTCAGTCGCATAGTCGTAGAACACGGCCACGACGGGGAACGACTTTGCCCCCTGCGGCGTCATGAGTTCCAGCAACTGGCCCTCCTGGATACTCAGCCGGTTGGCCAGTACTTCGGACACCACGATGCCCCCGCGCTCGACCGCCTGATTCAACAATTCGGTTGAGTGTCCCTGGCGCACGAGATATTGGCTGCGTCTGGCATGGAGCCGGAGATCGCGCGAGACAATGGCCACACGTTGCCCTTGCACCTCCACCCGCACATCCCGATAAGTATCGACCTCGGCAATGCCGGGAATCTCAGCCAGCCGGTCACGCCAGGTTGGCGGCAGGCTCTTCGTCCCGCTCCCGCCATTGGCTTCTCGCAACCAGGTCGATGGCGCGACGACGATATCGGCAATGATCGTCTCGTTGATCCACAACTCAACGGTATGCCGGAAGCTGCGCACCATGATCAGCACACCGATCATAATGGCCAGCCCCACCATCAACGCGGAGACCGTCACGCCGTTTCGACCGGGATTTCTGGCCGCATGCTCGACCGCAATGTCGCGCATGGCGCCTTGAACACCGGGAATGCGATTCCGTTGGGGGCTCGGCCTTCGCCAACCAGTGACACAGCCCGGCGCCAGACACGAGAGTCCGCCAAGCAGACAGAACGTCGCGAGATAGCCCAAGACCGGCACCCCGCCGAGCGGACTGGCCAGGGCTAAGCACCCTGCCGCCACGAGCAATCCGATCCCGCCCATCGCCAGAATTCCCACGCGCAGTTGCCGGCTGGCTTCATAGTCGCCGGGGGCCAGCGCACGGATCGTCGCCGTCCGGCTGGCATCGAGGCTCGGGGCAATGGCCCCGATCATCGACACAAGACAGCCGATCGCCACCCCTTCGAATGAGGCCTGCCACAGCTCCGCTGAGACTGACCACGCCGCCTCCCCTTGGCTCAACGGCACATAGAGGTCCGATACCGTCCGGCTGACCAGCCCAACCAGCTTCTGCGCCAGCACCACACCGCCCAGGCTCCCAACTATCCCGCCGAGCAGCCCGAACAAAGCCGCTTCGACCAGAAAGAGGCCGGCGACGCGGGACTGCGTCATGCCAATTGCGCGATAGATCCCGATCTCCCGCCGTCGCTGCGCCACGGCAAAGGCCATCGTGTTGTAGATCAGAAACATGCCCACCAACAGCCCGACCCAGCTCAAGACCGTGAGATTGAGCCGGAATGCCCGCACCATCTGCTCGACCTGTTTCGTTCGGCTGGCCGGCCGTTCGACGGTCAGATGCGGCGGCACGGCCGCGCGCACCGCCCGTGCCACGGCCTCAACGGACGCGTCCGCCTCTGTGATGATGTCGATCCGGTCGAGCCGCCCCAC is a window of Nitrospira sp. DNA encoding:
- a CDS encoding FtsX-like permease family protein — protein: MMAWLTLCALLLRVHLTQRPFRTMLTVVGVALGVAASVAVRTANIEVLHSFEQAVVTVAGPTTLEVSGGDLGIDEQLIATVRAVPCVASASPVLAQTAVRLDAVGQPGGALHVLGLDLLAEIERRGFRLSKEQGQNPIEDLLSADRVYLGRKLAADWQVGAGSTIALQIGPRPVQVQIAGVLQDQSDRASSWDHLAIMDIAAAQVLFNMVGRLDRIDIITEADASVEAVARAVRAAVPPHLTVERPASRTKQVEQMVRAFRLNLTVLSWVGLLVGMFLIYNTMAFAVAQRRREIGIYRAIGMTQSRVAGLFLVEAALFGLLGGIVGSLGGVVLAQKLVGLVSRTVSDLYVPLSQGEAAWSVSAELWQASFEGVAIGCLVSMIGAIAPSLDASRTATIRALAPGDYEASRQLRVGILAMGGIGLLVAAGCLALASPLGGVPVLGYLATFCLLGGLSCLAPGCVTGWRRPSPQRNRIPGVQGAMRDIAVEHAARNPGRNGVTVSALMVGLAIMIGVLIMVRSFRHTVELWINETIIADIVVAPSTWLREANGGSGTKSLPPTWRDRLAEIPGIAEVDTYRDVRVEVQGQRVAIVSRDLRLHARRSQYLVRQGHSTELLNQAVERGGIVVSEVLANRLSIQEGQLLELMTPQGAKSFPVVAVFYDYATDGGKLVMDRSLYQSLWQDEHVTVFPIYLQTGADREQVRQAIAGALQHTQDRTLPPLIISNSELRKEILDIFDRTFLLTYVLEAIAVIIAMLGIVNTLVTSVLERRREFATLRAIGGSEEQIRQLVLWEAVYLGVVGIALGLVGGGLLSLLLIKVINKQSFGWTIQMVLPLGALAQAVGLAAAATLIAGYFPARWAARQPVVEGLREE